AGATCTAAGTACGGTGCTAAGAGACCTAAAGCTGCAAAGAAATAATAAAAACTAACAATTAATTATATGTGCGGTGCTTTAAATATATATATGTATTTATGGCATCACGGCATTATTTATGTCGAGTACCTATGATTTAAGATTAAATAATTAAGGAGGGAAGCAAAATGCCAAGAAAAGGTAATGTTCCAAAGAGAGAAGTATTAGCTGATCCAATATATGGAAGTAAAGTTGTTACTAAATTAATAAACAATTTAATGATAGACGGTAAAAAAGGGAAAGCTCAAACTATAGTTTATGATGCTTTCGCTATGGTAGCTGAAAAAACAGGAGAAGATGCTTTAGAAGTATTCAACAAAGCAATGGATAACATAATGCCTGTTTTAGAAGTTAAAGCAAGAAGAGTTGGTGGAGCTAACTACCAAGTACCAGTTGAAGTTAGACCTGAAAGAAGACAAACTTTAGGTTTAAGATGGTTAGTAAACTACACTAGAGCTCGTGGAGAAAAAGGAATGGTTGAAAAGTTAGCGAAAGAAATAATGGACGCTGCTAACAACACAGGAGCTTCAGTTAAGAAGAAAGAAGATACTCATAAGATGGCAGAAGCTAATAAAGCATTTGCTCACTACAGATTCTAATAAAATAGGATATAATTGATACCTTTAAGGGATATCACAAGGAGGAGAACCATGGCTAGAAAGTTTCCTTTAGAAAGAACTAGAAATATAGGAATCATGGCTCATATAGATGCAGGAAAAACTACTACTACAGAAAGAATCCTTTTCTATACAGGGCAAACACATAAGATAGGAGAAACTCACGAAGGAGCTTCTCAAATGGACTGGATGGAGCAAGAGAAGGAAAGAGGTATAACAATAACTTCTGCCGCTACTACTGCTGCATGGAAAGACCATAGAATAAACATAATAGATACACCAGGACACGTCGACTTCACAGTTGAGGTTGAAAGATCTCTAAGAGTTCTTGACGGTTCAGTTGCTGTATTCTGTGCTAAAGGTGGGGTTGAACCTCAATCTGAGAACGTATGGAGACAAGCTGATAACTACGGTGTACCTAGAATAGCATTCGTAAATAAAATGGACATCATGGGAGCTGACTTCTTTAACGTTGTTAACATGATGAAAGAAAGATTATCTGCAAATGCTGTACCTCTTCAATTACCAATAGGAAAAGAAGATTGGTTAGAAGGGGAAGTTGACTTATTAGAAATGAAAGCTCATATCTATAAGGATGACTTAGGAAAAGATATAGAAATAACTGAAATACCAGAAGATATGAAAGAATTAGCTCAAGAGTGGAGAGAAAAAATGGTTGAAGCAGTAGCTGAAACTGACGAAGAGTTAATGATGAAATATCTTGAAGGTGAAGAAATATCAGTAGAAGAATTAAAAGCTGCTATAAGAAAAGCTACAATAGCTTGTGAAATGAACCCAGTATTCTGTGGATCTGCTTACAGAAACAAAGGTGTTCAATTATTACTAGATGCTGTTGTTGATTACTTACCAGCTCCAACTGATATACCAGCTATAAAAGGTGTATTAGATAATGGTGAAGAGTCTGAAAGACATTCATCTGATGAAGAACCATTCTCTGCTTTAGCATTCAAAATAATGACTGACCCATTCGTTGGTAAGTTAGCATTCTTCAGAGTTTACTCAGGAATAATGCAAGGTGGATCTTATGTTCTTAACTCAACTAAAGGTAAGAGAGAAAGAATAGGTCGTATCCTTCAAATGCATGCTAATACAAGAGAAGAAATAACAGAAGTATACGCTGGGGATATAGCTGCAGCAGTAGGATTAAAAGATACTACTACTGGAGATACTTTATGTGATCCAGCTCATCCAATAATACTTGAATCTATGGAATTCCCTGAGCCAGTTATATCTGTTGCTATAGAGCCTAAATCAAAAGCTGCTCAAGAAAAAATGGGTATAGCTCTTCAAAAGTTAGCTGAAGAGGATCCAACTTTCAGAGTTAAGACTGATGAAGAAACAGGACAAACTATAATATCAGGTATGGGTGAATTACACTTAGAAATAATCGTTGATAGATTATTAAGAGAATTCAAAGTTGAAGCTAACGTTGGTGCTCCACAAGTTGCTTATAGAGAAACTATAACTCAACCAGTTGATGTTGAATACAAGTACTCTAAGCAATCAGGTGGTAGAGGTCAATACGGACATGTTAAGATCAGAGTTACACCTCAAGAGCCAGGTGCTGGTTACAAGTTCGAAAACAAAACTGTTGGTGGATCTGTACCAAAAGAATACGTTGGACCTACTGATGCAGGTATCCAAGGTGCAATGGCATCTGGTATAGTTGCTGGATATCCAGTTGTTGACGTTGCTGTTGAATTATACGATGGTTCTTACCATGAAGTCGATTCATCAGAAATGGCGTTCAAAATGGCTGGTTCTATGGCGATGAAAGACGCTCTTAAGAAAGGTAACGCAGTATTACTTGAACCATTCTTCAAAGTTGAAGTTGTTACTCCAGAAGAGTACATGGGAGACGTTATGGGTGGATTAAATTCTAAGAGAGGTTTAATACAAGGTATGGAAGCTAGATCTGGTGCACAAGTTATAAATGCATTCGTTCCGCTTTCAGAAATGTTTGGATACTCTACTGAGTTAAGATCAACTACTCAAGGTCGTGCAACTTATACTATGATATTTGACCACTATGAGCAAGTTCCAGCTTCAGTTGCTAAGAAAATAGCTGAAGGAAGATAATAAACTGTTTATTATTAATAAAATTAATATAAATTAAAATGAGTAAGACGGGTATATCTCGTCTTACCTAAAATATATATAGGGAGGTATTTCAAAATGGCTAAAGCTAAATTTGAAAGAAATAAACCACACGTTAATATAGGAACAATAGGACACGTTGACCACGGTAAAACTACATTAACAGCTGCAATAACAAAAACATTACATGAGAGATATCAATTAGGAGAAGCAGTAGACTTCGCTAACATAGATAAAGCTCCAGAAGAAAGAGAAAGAGGTATAACAATATCAACAGCTCACGTTGAGTACGAAACTCCAAACAGACACTACGCTCACGTTGACTGCCCAGGACATGCTGACTACGTTAAGAACATGATAACAGGTGCTGCTCAAATGGACGGTGCTATATTAGTTTGTTCAGCAACAGATGGACCAATGCCTCAAACAAGAGAGCATATATTATTATCAAGACAAGTTGGTGTACCATACATAGTAGTATTCTTAAACAAGTGTGATATGGTAGACGACGAAGAATTATTAGAGTTAGTTGAAATGGAAGTAAGAGACTTATTAAATGAGTACGAATTCCCAGGAGATGACACTCCAATAATAAGAGGATCTGCATTAATGGCATTAGAAAACCCAGC
The Romboutsia ilealis genome window above contains:
- the rpsG gene encoding 30S ribosomal protein S7 — its product is MPRKGNVPKREVLADPIYGSKVVTKLINNLMIDGKKGKAQTIVYDAFAMVAEKTGEDALEVFNKAMDNIMPVLEVKARRVGGANYQVPVEVRPERRQTLGLRWLVNYTRARGEKGMVEKLAKEIMDAANNTGASVKKKEDTHKMAEANKAFAHYRF
- the fusA gene encoding elongation factor G, with the translated sequence MARKFPLERTRNIGIMAHIDAGKTTTTERILFYTGQTHKIGETHEGASQMDWMEQEKERGITITSAATTAAWKDHRINIIDTPGHVDFTVEVERSLRVLDGSVAVFCAKGGVEPQSENVWRQADNYGVPRIAFVNKMDIMGADFFNVVNMMKERLSANAVPLQLPIGKEDWLEGEVDLLEMKAHIYKDDLGKDIEITEIPEDMKELAQEWREKMVEAVAETDEELMMKYLEGEEISVEELKAAIRKATIACEMNPVFCGSAYRNKGVQLLLDAVVDYLPAPTDIPAIKGVLDNGEESERHSSDEEPFSALAFKIMTDPFVGKLAFFRVYSGIMQGGSYVLNSTKGKRERIGRILQMHANTREEITEVYAGDIAAAVGLKDTTTGDTLCDPAHPIILESMEFPEPVISVAIEPKSKAAQEKMGIALQKLAEEDPTFRVKTDEETGQTIISGMGELHLEIIVDRLLREFKVEANVGAPQVAYRETITQPVDVEYKYSKQSGGRGQYGHVKIRVTPQEPGAGYKFENKTVGGSVPKEYVGPTDAGIQGAMASGIVAGYPVVDVAVELYDGSYHEVDSSEMAFKMAGSMAMKDALKKGNAVLLEPFFKVEVVTPEEYMGDVMGGLNSKRGLIQGMEARSGAQVINAFVPLSEMFGYSTELRSTTQGRATYTMIFDHYEQVPASVAKKIAEGR